The Anopheles moucheti chromosome 3, idAnoMoucSN_F20_07, whole genome shotgun sequence genome contains the following window.
CTATTTAGATATATTAACTCGAGATaggcctgtgtgtgtgtgtgtatgtgagcgCTCGCGCTCGAAGTTCTGTGGAGGGAGATCAGTTAAAACCATGATTGAAAGATGCATAGCAGCATCGAGcacaccacccccccccccccccccctcccactTTTCCACAGATTGCATTATGGTTCCATGCAAAACAACCAAATCGTGAATGCGTTTCCACGACACGCATTGTAGGTGGTAAGCCAAGCAGGTGAAATGTGTGCAGATTTTTGAACCCATTTCTAAGTGTCTATATTTATGGAAAACCCGATGAACATGATGCTGTCGATCTATCATCATATACATaagatatatatatactgAGACACTGATCGGCAGAGAGTGTAGGGGTACGTGTGTTTGAGTTGCGTTTGTGCAAAGGCATGAAAGAGGAACTTGCGCGAACGAACGGGATGTTCGCGATTAGACTGACTGTTGTTATATGCGATGATGTGTACGGAGCGCGTTAGAAGACTTGGAGGCGGCACGGTGAAGTAGCGCCCCCTCCTCTTACAATGCGAAAGTCAACCTAGGTGTGATTTGATGCATTAGAAGAACTGCCGTAGCATCTTTTTAGTTCTAGAATTTTGTAGTAAAACTTCCCAGCGTTGCTAGCATGCTTAAATCTCCACACGCGTACGTCTGGGCTCTTGGTTTTAAATGGCTGAATCCGCTGAGTTTAGTTGTATACGTTACTTCGTCAAAGTGTTTCCCCCCTTTGTTGTGCATTCCCGCGCGCGGGTTGGCACACCACGCCGGGACGAGAAAATAGACAAATTAccacaaaagaaaacccctGGCGGCGCTGTATGTAAAATAATGTCTTAGTTGTTATAATCCTTCAATACGTGGTATTATTTACAAGAGATGGAAAGAGCAAACACCGCAATTCTCACTCGAACTTGACATTCGAACGTGCGTGGTACAACAATCGGCAAATGTGTATTTATACTAGTGAAATACGATGGATTTGAATGACGCGAATTCTTAACCACCCTCCGCTGCGTTGCGATTCTGATTTGCCGGGCTCTTCTTGTGTTAAACCGGTGCCGCAGAACGCGCGCATCGTGTGAGACGACATCagaaatgttgaaaaaaaaaaacataggcAGGGGTGGAGaatgttttaaacaaaaaaaaacccggtcGTCGTTATCGTTTCCTCAAACAAAATTTACCtaagagaaaaaggaaacctgTGCAGCCATATGTACggtgtgtaaaaaaaaaacgagaatgATCGGAATCGAACATCAAGATGGAGTTTGATTCAATCTTAAGAAGGGTatctatttaaaaataaaacaaataacatgtCGAGCGGAGGAGTGAAACAaagtttaaaatgtaaaagaaacacacactcacacatataCCACACCCGTTCGCACAGAACGCACGCAAAACgtgggcaaacaaaaaaaaaaacaaattaaatatagTATTGAGTAACACTGTAAGTAATACAGATTTGCATAGTAGTACCGATGATCAGCCAATAATCGGCGAACCAAGCGAAAGGATAAGCAAAGTAAAGATGCGTACAGTGAGCAAGCGCAATGTTATCAGCCGCGCCAGCAGGAGTAAATCAGCGTGTGGTGAACGTACTGTCGCTATGATAAAGAAGGGCAAACGCAAGGCAAACAACAAAGCGATGTAATTGAACAAGATGATGTAGATGTAGAAATTAAGCGACTAGGATCTGTCACAGTGAGCACAACGCACAGTGTGGCTATACTTGTGAGCGAGAACTGGTGATGATAAAAAATATacgaatattgaaaaaaatatatatatgaaaATTGAAACTGCCGGCCGAACTGCAGCAAAACAACTCGTTACCAATGTTCGTGATGACCCCCCGGAGATCGCTTTTTGCGTATGTTAAGATGCCAATGTAACAACCGATAAAATTAGGGATTAATAGTGTGTTATTGAAGCTTTGATTGTTCCGTAACAGCCAGAGAACAGATCTCTTCCTGCAAAGCGTTGAAGACGGTCGCTAAATTAGTTGCGAAGTAAAATATTCTCTTCAGAATGAGGTAGTTGAAATGGGTTTGACTAGCCTGCAACGACTTGTGCAAGACACACGCGGATGAAGAGAAGATTCGCACATCATCTTTTTTAATCGGTAAACCAATTTAACGAAGAGTCGTGGCCGCCACCCATTCAGTGTATAGTGATTGTTTGAAGCATCTTTCCATGCAATCTCTATAACTCGCCAGTCGAACAGaggatggaaaaataatatgcatAGAGTTgcatttcaaattattttgaaaCATATGGGACGAAAGAGAAATGCCGAGAagaacaaatgtttttttgagtggaatgtgaTGAGTGATGAGTGGAATTGTTTCGGATGTTGGGGACACGTATACGTCATCGTTGACGTCGTACCGCTCTCAACGTACAGAATCATTCCCCAGATGCAGCATCATTGTGGTTTGCACACACAGAACAACGTTGTGAGCGAATACCATTCGTTGTTCGCTGCCTCCCGCCGCCTATCGATCGTTCATGATCGCTTTTCTTGTATGATGTATGATCCATCTTAACAACCACACATTCGTCGTCAGCCGTTTCGTGCCATGATGAGGCGATAAGAGTAATCTACTCCCATCGATGGTATAGGAAGCGTTAAACGGGGAATGGTTTTCTATGTCTATGGTTGTCTGTTGTAGTTGTCGTTCCAATGGAGCGGTAATTAATTATTCAGCGAGCTTGATAGCAGAGAGGGCACTTGTCACCCCTATTTGTACCGAAAGTCTCGTTCGCGTAGCATTTAGTAGCAGCTGGTCCGAGACCGAGTGTGGATGGTTAATTTGGTGCACTGAAGGCAGCAGCTGATTCGGAAGCATCATGAAGCTCGCACAAGTGTTTATtagtttggtggtggtgctgttgGCCGATTGGGGTCATGCTAAGCAGGCGATCGAAAGCCAGGAACGATCGATGTCCTATTTTGCACCGATCAATGATGAACCCGTCATTGGCATACTGTCGCAGGAGCTGTCCTATTCAATGACGCAAAACTACGGCGATGAAGGTTACGACAGCTACATCGCAGCCTCGTACGTAAAGTTCGTCGAGGGAGCGGGTGCTCGCGTCGTACCGATTTGGTGAGTGTTTCATGGgcggaaaataataaatatttcgaATAAAATGCAACCTTTTTGCTGAACACAGGATCAACCAACCGTTGGACTACTACGAAAACATTATGTCCAACCTGAACGGAGTGCTGCTTCCGGGTGGTGCTACTTGGTTCAACCAGAGCAACGGTTATTCCGAGGCTGGTCGGCACATTTACGATATAGCGGTGCAGTACAACGAAAACGGCGAATATTTCCCGCTGTGGGGCACTTGTTTGGGCTTTGAACTGCTCACCTATCTGGCAGCGAACGGTACCGAACATCGGGCACACTGTAGCTCCAACAGCCAAGCGCTGCCGTTAAACTTTAAGAACGATTTTCGCAAAAGTCGTCTGTTTGCCGACGCACCAAACGATGTGATCGACATCTTGAGCAACGAACCGGTAACGGCCAACTTCCATCAGTTCTGTGTAACCGAAGCGAACCTGACTGCTTACGGTTTGGACCACGATTGGCGCGTAATGTCGGTCGATCAGGACTGGAACGGCATGGAGTTTATCTCGACGATCGAGCATAAAACGTAAGGTTTCCGTCACATAACACCTCGCTGCCGGCTGCAATAGCTTTGCTGAtactgttgttgttcggtTCCATTTTAGCTACCCATTCTACGGTATTCAATTCCACCCGGAGAAGAACATCTACGAGTGGGTGCAGAACAAGAACATCTCCCATACCGCGAACGCCATCCGCGCGGCACAGTTCTTTGCGGACTTTTTCATCGAAGAGTCACGCAAAAACGATCACCAGTTCACGACGGAAGCTATGCTGGAGAAGCACGTCATCTACAACTATCAGCCGACCTTTACCGGGCTGAAGCGGTCCAGCTTCGAACAGTGCTACATGTTCCGTGGTAATTATATCGATCTACCGGAAACGGCATCCCCAGCTGTTGACGATCCGGATAAATCTGCCTCTAGCATCGCGTATCTAACTTCCTGCATGCTCCCTCTACTAACCCTGTTCTACATCACCTTATTACCGCATGTACAGTGCTTGTAACATTCCGCTGAAATCTAGTTCCTCCGTTCGTATCATTCGCTTGAGCGTGATGTGCGGTGTGCATCGAAGGTGCGTAATGttacttttttcccttttagAAACTTCCAAAGCTTTGCCTAAGGTATTGAAGTCGAGAAAAGTCGGACTGAAGAAGAAAACTTCACGGCGTGATCCAGATGATGCTAGACTTTGAAGCAGTATCAGTGGTGGAGACCGGAATAGCAGTAGACAACATTGTTGCACACGAAATGCGTCACGTTGTATTATCAGGGAAAAATCATCGACAAGTTCCAGTATTGCTCGCTGACAGTAGCTACTGTTGGCAATCTTTATTGATACCGTCAATCTACAGCTGAATGATGATAGGAAGATGATGCAGAGGACGATTTGTTATCTTAATTAATCGTGTTATTGGGAGATCGCACGGTGGGGAGATAATACGGTGAAACGAACAAATAGAGCCATTCACGTGCAACAGATCTGACGACGGTTTTCACTTTTTATCTTTCAAATTGGAGAACTATTGTATTTATTGTAGGTGCAATTGTGTTTAACGCATTTACATGCCCTGTATGTGCTTGAACGATCCTTCCTATGCGCCAGTTTACATATGATGGCTTACCATCTCTTCTCtttaactttaactttaattcGGCAACCAATCCCCATCGAGTTGACTCATACGGCAGCTGGGAGAAAACATGTCAGCAATAGCAAAAATCCCCGCAAAGGACGGCATGTTTATTATTGCCTTTCCCCATAATGTAGGTCCCCGATCGTGTGTGATTTCCCGATTTTTTTCTGCCGTCTCATGTTTATGTACCATTCCACTTTTTCTGCATTTGCGTATTCACTTATTGCCATCCCGCCTTTCAGCATTCTCCTCTTCCAGCAGACGCACGTTTGTGATCAATTCATCCAAATTGATGTCGTCGGAAACGTTTGGAAGGGATTCCTGTCGAAAAAACATGCCGTAATTACTGCCACTTCCTGATTTTCACAGCAAGGTGACCTGTTGTGCAATACTTACAAGCTTCCGCTTTACGACCTCTTGATTCTTCTCCTGAtttgcctttttcttttcgagcTCTTCTGTTGATTTCACAAGCTTCTGCGCTTCTTCGAGAAAGGTTTCTAACCGGTTTACATTCTTGGCCTCAATGTCATATTGTCGCCGTAGCGAAGCAACGTCCGAACGTAGCGTAATTGCTTGTGTTTTGGCTTCCAGCCGTTTTGCTTCCCGCTGGTAGAGAAACTCCTCAAGAAACGACGTCTGGGGCTCTGCGATACTAAGCCCGGTTTGAAACCGTATCTGCGCGAATTGATCGAGCAATTCCTGCGTTGAATCGGCGAATGTAAACGGATCGATACCGAAATCCTGCAACAGCTTATCGTTTCGCGCGTCTGTTTGGGTTTGGAGTAGGAAAGTATTAACGGAAAATTAATCGTAAAGCAGCATTTATAACTAATTTTTACACGTAGAGAACTTACTTTGGTTCCGCACTTCTTCCAACGTTTTGCTAACATTGATGCGTCGCGATGTATCTGCGGATGGAAGCATATAAAAATTGGGTTGAATAATCGTGATTTTGCACTATTTGAACTCACGCTTACCCATTATTTAGCGGTGTTGTAATTTTGGCTTTTCACAGTGTCGTGCTGGGCAATGGTAAAcagttgtttattttgattcCGTTCAAAATGTTGACAGTTGCACGTAACGGTTCGTTTGCCGAACGGCGTTACAACTGCAGGCGTTATGATACGTTAGATCCGATGTCAGACGTAAGACGTATGAATTAGGATTTAAAAAATCCGTTGTCAAGCGACAATTGCTTTCAAAAGTGAATGATAAAACTGTTTTTATCTCTTTATCGCTTTACCATCCTTTTCtttacaaatatttgcattattCTTGTACTGTGTTCGAGTGGTGTTTCGATGGAATAACAAGTATTGGAGGAGCAGTTGCCTTTTGTAGATACATATATATTCATTTTATTCACTTTAATGAAAAAACTATTCAACTTTACTTTCAACATTAAATGAATAGTTTTCTATACATTACGTTTAGCGCATATGCGGAGCTGATATTCATATGTTCATATATTGATTGATATTCATGGTTATTTGCAGGATAAATAAGCACGATATCACCAGGCAGGCTTTTCTGTTGAAACTGACGATCACCTACGTAACTATTCCCGTATGGTAAACGATCCATTCGACGTACGAGGATACGCGCGTATACACCCCCGGTACACCATTTTGGCAGCCAAGCACCGAACCGTACGAAACAATACCGACCTGCGTCAACCGATGTCCATCGAACTTCACCGACAGCGGTCCACCGGAATCACCCTGGCAGGGATTGCGACCACCTTCACCCGCCGCACAGATCTGCTGAATGCGAATGATTGGTCCATACACACGGTAGCATACTTCATTCGAGACGATCGTGTTGGTCGCATAACGCAGATCGAGCCGCATCTCATCCGCCAGCTCAGCGTAGTCGTCGTTCGATTGCGCACCCCAACCGGACACTATCGAATCATAACCGATGAGACCGGTGTACGAGTCGGTCCAGGACGGTAAACGGATGGGTTGCACGCGCGAGGAAAAGGTAAGTGGTTTTGGCAGACGGATCAGTGCAATGTCGTTGAGTATATCAACCGGATCGTAGCCCGGATGCAGGATGGTGTCGGAGGGTTGAACTGTCACGGTAATGGTGTCCGGTGCGAACGGTATCTGTATCGTTGTTTGACCGGGAATGATGGTCGCTTCCTTCATTCCGTACAGACAGTGTGCGGCAGTTAGAATGTAACGATCGGCTATGATCGATCCACCGCAAAGCGTGTCGGAACCGTCGGCAAAGATAAGAATGATCGAGACCAGATGCGGGAACTGGTCTGTTTTAGCGACCGTTCCACCAGCCACCTTGCTAACCGAGGCACGATCGATTATCAGCTGCGGACGATACACCGTGTTGGATGCGGCCGAAAGAAacgaggacgaggacgatgGTTCGGACGCGTTTCGGATCGTCGTCCAAAACATGCCCATTGTCGACGGTTTCGTTCGGCGCAGCACTGGCGAAGTGTCCCCATCGGAGGCACATAGTATCAGCAACACTAAAAGACACGGCGCGACAATACACCAGGCGGCTAGTAAGGAGGACATCCTGTACACGAATGCAGCAGCTTCTATTTGCGTCTGGTACGGCACTAAGGGTTCTGTAACCAACGATCTGTAACCGTCCTCAACGGAGTGGAACATCAACTGTTTTATCAACCGTTCAAGCGATATCGTCCAATGTCTTTGTCTTTTTGTAGTGGAGCGATATGGGAAAGTACTGGCCGATCGGGACGATAAGATTGTTTCTTCGTCGGGGTCGATCTCGGAAGTTGTCAATCAACGGCACCGTCCAGCTACCGCGTACCAtcgcaaaacggaacgggcaCGGTATCATCACGTCACTGGAGGGTTAAGTTGGCAGCTTTGAATTCTTACCGTCCAAGGTATTGCCATTTTGGGCACTGTGTGGTGTTATTTTAGTATTCCCTCCCTGGAAGGGTTCCTTTCCTGATGAAACGGGTTTTCATTGCTGGATGAAAACAACACGCAATTGCGGTGGGCGTACCATGTTTGATGATGGTACGATCATTATCGTACAATGTTGAAGATATGCGCCTATTGGGCTATGATTCACCTTTGCGGCTAATGAGGAGCCGTACAGCAAAGAATCGTGATGGGACATAGCTCAATCAGCCTGTCGTCTAACGTAAGTTAACAAGCTTTGAGTCgttaaagtaattaaatttgtGATATCTTTGAGGATTTCACGTCAGAAGATACATACATTAGGAAAAGCAACCCGAGAGAACCAACATATCGCTTGGAGTCAGGGGTCGGAGTCTTAGAATAACGGTGGCCAATGTTTAATGCCAAGTTCACGTTCATGAGAATAATACCGGAAGATGCAACCCGTGAATTCCTGCTACTTCTTCCAAGAAATGTATGCTTCTTCCAAGAGATTAGCAAATATTTTGCTATGCAACAGGTTTTTGGGGCGCAAGGCTCCTCTTGCGTGACACGGCATGACATACGACACATCGTAAAACGGTGTTGTCTTTTTGCACTATGAGTACCGTAATCAGATAACCTTGAATGCGATGCGCTAACTAAGCGCCGTACCGCAGTTTATGGCTGATAATTTAGTTCACACAAGAGAAAAAATGACTATAATTCTTTATCTTGTGTGCGAATTTGGTGGTTGACCTACTTACCTACATCTTAGCGAGGTCCCAAAAACTCTGGAACTGCAGTATAAATATGGCACTGCGCGAACATAGTGCACAGTTGTGCAGAACCTCCGATCGAATCTAGCAAGTTGagctcgcaaaaaaaaatggccatcAAACTTTGTGCGTTGGTTTTGCTGTTAGGTGGTGCGACCTTTGCGATCGAGCAAAGTGCAATTAATGGTACGCATGTCGATTGGTCTAAGGTACGATCCATCGCCGAGTTCGATCACTACTGGACACGGCTTCCAGCGGAGCTGCAGGTGATCCGCAATGCACTGCCGATTGCTGCGAGTCGCATTGCAAACGGGTACACCGCTGTGCCGGGCCAGTTCCCCTATCAGGTGGTGCTGCTGTCAGAATTCACACTGGGCACAGCGTTCTGTGGCGCAACCGTACTGACCAACAGCTTCATCCTGACGACAGCCCATTGCGTGGCGGAAAGTGTCGGCATCAAGGCGAACGGAGGACTCGCCATCATGGGTGCGTACGATCGTACCATCGTGGAGCCAGAACAGCAGCGCATCCGATTCAGCACGGCAGGCATTACGATCCATTCGGGCTATTCGAGCGTTAATTTGCGCAACGATATAGCAACTGTACTGCTGAACGCACCCATCAGCTACACGGCCCGCATTCAACCGGTCCTTTTGCCGGATCCAGCCGATCAGCGAACGTTCGCCGCTGCACAGGGCACCGTGACGGGGTACGGGCGTACATCCACTACCGGCACCACCATGTCGCGGTACCTGCGCTATACGCTGAATTCCATCCTTACGAACAGCGAGTGTATCGCGTCCTGGTCGTCGTACTATGTGGAAGATCAGAACGTGTGCATGAGTGCAGCGAGCGGCCGATCTCCTTGCATCGGCGATTCTGGTGGCCCGTTGCTGGTGAACAGTGCGTTCGGACCACTGCAGGTGGGCATCGTATCGTTCGGTGAAGCGGTAGGCTGTGCCGTAAACTATCCGTCGATTTATGCGCGCATCACATACTTCCTTCCGTGGATTTTGGATAATTCGGATTACTGATGAGGCGAGGCGGGGTACAGCATGAAGCTGTTCGGTTCCTACATTCTACACCTTTTCCATATAGCGAAAATGCGAGTGTTATTTATAAGTGCCTCGTGGTGTTCTTGAAGCCACGTATTCCATTTCAATCCATAAAATAAATGTAGAGTTACGCTACTTAAATGTGTAAACGGGATAGTTGTGACAAGTGTCTTGCTGGAATCATTCGGTGTAATAATTTCATCCAGGAGGAGAACTTCCACCATGGTTCTAGCTGCGGGAAATTATTAaccctttttcttctcctcaACTTCCCGTTGATCCCATTGATCTTCAATCAGAAGATCATCAACTACTGGCTCTCTACACACATTACTTGATCGTATGATCGCGAGATTCCCGATAGGCCGCTGACTGTTAACCGGGGTTTCTGCAGTCTCAGGAAACTTCTCTattcaaaacacctgtcgcaaTGAAGCTGGTATAGTTTTGGTACTCATATACGGTTTCGGAGACATGGACTTCATGTAAAACAGACTGCCCTCTTAGTCACGTAGTCACGAGGAGTACAATGACGGAGTCGGTACAATATCGAGCTTTACGAGCTGTACTCACTGGCTCACTGCCAGGCTAGTCATGTTTTGAGAATGACACTGGACGACCCAGAGACGCAGTCTGTCTAGAGCATTCACACGGACAGAGAGGAGCCGTGATGATTGGAGGTCCAAATTGAGATGCAGTAAAGGCGTTGATGCGTCTGCCAAAAAGATCAGGCTTAGAAGTCTCCTAGAGGAGGCTAAGACGCCTGCTAGCCGTAGCGCCTGCTATCCAAGTTGCCAAGATATCCATCATCTGAGGAGATCTTCGAGATCTTCGAGCCCAGGATAAACGATTTGTTTAGTCAACTCAGCTCTCAGTCAACTCTATGAGCTGTTGCTCAATTCTGTCAAGAGATATACATAGATCGCCTTATCAATTTTCACACAAGCTGTAGCTTCCgacataaatttaattacgatAACCTAAAG
Protein-coding sequences here:
- the LOC128301176 gene encoding gamma-glutamyl hydrolase-like isoform X2; this encodes MKLAQVFISLVVVLLADWGHAKQAIESQERSMSYFAPINDEPVIGILSQELSYSMTQNYGDEGYDSYIAASYVKFVEGAGARVVPIWINQPLDYYENIMSNLNGVLLPGGATWFNQSNGYSEAGRHIYDIAVQYNENGEYFPLWGTCLGFELLTYLAANGTEHRAHCSSNSQALPLNFKNDFRKSRLFADAPNDVIDILSNEPVTANFHQFCVTEANLTAYGLDHDWRVMSVDQDWNGMEFISTIEHKTYPFYGIQFHPEKNIYEWVQNKNISHTANAIRAAQFFADFFIEESRKNDHQFTTEAMLEKHVIYNYQPTFTGLKRSSFEQCYMFRETSKALPKVLKSRKVGLKKKTSRRDPDDARL
- the LOC128301176 gene encoding gamma-glutamyl hydrolase-like isoform X1; translation: MKLAQVFISLVVVLLADWGHAKQAIESQERSMSYFAPINDEPVIGILSQELSYSMTQNYGDEGYDSYIAASYVKFVEGAGARVVPIWINQPLDYYENIMSNLNGVLLPGGATWFNQSNGYSEAGRHIYDIAVQYNENGEYFPLWGTCLGFELLTYLAANGTEHRAHCSSNSQALPLNFKNDFRKSRLFADAPNDVIDILSNEPVTANFHQFCVTEANLTAYGLDHDWRVMSVDQDWNGMEFISTIEHKTYPFYGIQFHPEKNIYEWVQNKNISHTANAIRAAQFFADFFIEESRKNDHQFTTEAMLEKHVIYNYQPTFTGLKRSSFEQCYMFRGNYIDLPETASPAVDDPDKSASSIAYLTSCMLPLLTLFYITLLPHVQCL
- the LOC128301177 gene encoding uncharacterized protein LOC128301177, with translation MDTSRRINVSKTLEEVRNQNARNDKLLQDFGIDPFTFADSTQELLDQFAQIRFQTGLSIAEPQTSFLEEFLYQREAKRLEAKTQAITLRSDVASLRRQYDIEAKNVNRLETFLEEAQKLVKSTEELEKKKANQEKNQEVVKRKLESLPNVSDDINLDELITNVRLLEEENAERRDGNK
- the LOC128302056 gene encoding brachyurin-like, translating into MSSLLAAWCIVAPCLLVLLILCASDGDTSPVLRRTKPSTMGMFWTTIRNASEPSSSSSFLSAASNTVYRPQLIIDRASVSKVAGGTVAKTDQFPHLVSIILIFADGSDTLCGGSIIADRYILTAAHCLYGMKEATIIPGQTTIQIPFAPDTITVTVQPSDTILHPGYDPVDILNDIALIRLPKPLTFSSRVQPIRLPSWTDSYTGLIGYDSIVSGWGAQSNDDYAELADEMRLDLRYATNTIVSNEVCYRVYGPIIRIQQICAAGEGGRNPCQGDSGGPLSVKFDGHRLTQVGIVSYGSVLGCQNGVPGVYTRVSSYVEWIVYHTGIVT
- the LOC128303392 gene encoding brachyurin-like, with translation MAIKLCALVLLLGGATFAIEQSAINGTHVDWSKVRSIAEFDHYWTRLPAELQVIRNALPIAASRIANGYTAVPGQFPYQVVLLSEFTLGTAFCGATVLTNSFILTTAHCVAESVGIKANGGLAIMGAYDRTIVEPEQQRIRFSTAGITIHSGYSSVNLRNDIATVLLNAPISYTARIQPVLLPDPADQRTFAAAQGTVTGYGRTSTTGTTMSRYLRYTLNSILTNSECIASWSSYYVEDQNVCMSAASGRSPCIGDSGGPLLVNSAFGPLQVGIVSFGEAVGCAVNYPSIYARITYFLPWILDNSDY